Proteins from a single region of Haloarcula laminariae:
- a CDS encoding NADPH:quinone reductase, with protein sequence MRAIRFHNHGGPDVLTLEEVDTPEPGPGEVRIDAEAIGVNPVDTYFREGEYPVPDRPFVPGSDVAGTVAAVGQGVTDLSVGDRVYATGLGNGRPGTYAESCIAPADFVAPLPESVSEVDGAALSLVGMTAWQVFVHHAGVEPAETVLVHGGSGGVGHVAVQLAKTMGARVVTTASETYHDRLADLGADVTIDYHADDLEERIVAAGEPAVILDTFIDEYLQTNANVAAQNARIVGIGNRTEQASFDAIGAAKGKELSYQFMTMYNTQDKHEVLSRLAALADRGEVLPEVHRTYDLADAADAQRAVMDESFLGKLVLEP encoded by the coding sequence ATGCGTGCAATCCGATTCCACAACCACGGAGGACCGGACGTACTGACGCTTGAGGAGGTAGATACGCCAGAACCCGGCCCTGGTGAGGTCCGTATTGATGCCGAGGCCATTGGGGTCAACCCCGTTGACACCTACTTCCGCGAGGGCGAGTATCCTGTTCCCGACCGGCCCTTCGTTCCGGGGTCGGACGTGGCCGGGACGGTCGCAGCCGTCGGCCAGGGCGTTACCGACCTCTCGGTCGGCGATCGAGTGTACGCCACAGGCCTTGGTAACGGTCGACCGGGGACGTACGCCGAGTCCTGTATTGCGCCCGCCGACTTCGTCGCGCCGCTCCCCGAGAGCGTCTCTGAGGTAGACGGAGCAGCGCTGTCGCTCGTCGGCATGACGGCGTGGCAGGTGTTCGTCCACCACGCCGGCGTCGAACCGGCCGAGACGGTCCTCGTCCACGGTGGGAGTGGCGGTGTTGGCCACGTCGCTGTCCAACTCGCCAAGACGATGGGCGCCCGCGTTGTGACGACCGCCAGCGAGACGTACCACGACCGCCTGGCCGACCTCGGGGCCGACGTGACCATCGACTACCATGCCGACGACCTCGAAGAACGTATCGTCGCAGCGGGGGAACCCGCGGTAATCCTCGACACATTCATCGACGAGTACCTCCAGACGAACGCGAACGTCGCTGCACAGAACGCACGGATTGTCGGTATCGGTAACCGCACCGAGCAGGCGTCGTTCGACGCCATTGGCGCGGCGAAAGGGAAGGAACTCTCCTACCAGTTCATGACGATGTACAACACCCAGGACAAGCATGAGGTCCTGTCGCGTCTCGCGGCGCTTGCCGATCGCGGCGAGGTGCTGCCGGAAGTCCACCGGACCTACGACCTCGCCGACGCCGCAGACGCACAGCGCGCTGTGATGGACGAGAGTTTCCTCGGAAAATTGGTTCTCGAACCCTGA
- a CDS encoding ATP-binding protein, giving the protein MESAAYRDQIYEIFANPNTEFETQIRQALTTGTEYLDLSVGFFTRIVDGTQEILHATGDHPLIQPGESCPLDEAYCRRTIKLDSQLAIEDARASPEIADTAIETFDLGAYIGAKVIVDGEVYGTACFADPEPRDDPFVDAERFFVELVARLGGQAIERHRYERELTQREERLNEQREIYRAVIDASFDSVFRLDTDGVFTYASDGVRDLLGYSPAELIGQPITIAHPDTQTSEWAMKNRSQILNGELAEARDLPLKTKSGDIVYTDIRGVPVYDGSVPKPERSTDDIVGILILIRDATERRQREGLISVINRVLRHNVRNEMSVIHGWADMLAEDMDEEQATKATVIRAAATRLLDLTESAQRIEENRDISPELEPTDIIPLLNRTVTECKTRYSDVSITVDAPDKAIAETLPRIEVALFELVDNAAKHGGSPASIEIDVAVSDRQVICRIRDDGPGLPNTERGVIETGEETPLVHGQGLGLWLCYWIITTLDGEIEVTEFNQGTTIEVHLPTPP; this is encoded by the coding sequence ATGGAGTCCGCTGCGTATCGAGACCAAATCTACGAGATATTTGCCAATCCGAACACCGAATTTGAGACTCAAATTAGGCAGGCACTCACTACGGGTACTGAATATCTCGACCTCTCTGTGGGCTTTTTCACGCGTATTGTTGACGGTACCCAGGAAATCCTTCACGCGACTGGCGATCACCCGTTGATTCAGCCAGGGGAGAGCTGTCCACTTGACGAAGCGTACTGTCGTCGAACCATCAAACTCGATAGCCAACTCGCCATCGAAGATGCTCGTGCGTCCCCGGAGATCGCTGACACCGCTATTGAGACGTTTGATTTAGGCGCGTACATCGGCGCAAAAGTCATCGTCGATGGTGAGGTGTATGGGACGGCGTGCTTTGCCGATCCGGAGCCACGCGACGATCCCTTCGTTGACGCAGAACGGTTCTTCGTCGAACTGGTCGCGCGACTCGGTGGGCAAGCCATCGAACGACACCGATACGAACGAGAACTCACACAGCGCGAAGAACGGTTGAACGAACAGCGAGAGATATACCGAGCCGTCATCGACGCCAGTTTCGACTCCGTCTTTCGCCTCGATACCGACGGAGTGTTCACGTACGCGTCTGACGGCGTCCGGGATCTGTTAGGCTATTCGCCGGCGGAACTGATCGGTCAACCGATAACGATCGCCCATCCAGATACACAGACCAGCGAGTGGGCAATGAAAAATCGCTCACAGATACTGAACGGGGAGCTGGCCGAAGCCCGAGATCTGCCACTAAAAACGAAATCGGGTGATATTGTTTATACGGATATTCGCGGTGTCCCAGTCTACGACGGAAGCGTGCCTAAGCCGGAACGCTCAACGGACGACATCGTCGGGATACTGATACTAATCCGTGATGCAACGGAGCGTCGTCAGCGGGAAGGACTCATCAGCGTAATCAACCGAGTGCTCCGGCACAACGTACGAAACGAGATGTCTGTGATTCACGGTTGGGCCGATATGCTCGCCGAAGACATGGACGAAGAGCAGGCTACCAAAGCGACGGTTATCAGGGCAGCTGCAACGCGGTTGCTTGACCTGACCGAGTCCGCACAGCGAATCGAAGAAAACCGCGATATTTCGCCCGAGTTGGAACCGACGGACATCATACCGCTACTCAATCGTACCGTCACTGAGTGTAAAACACGGTATTCGGATGTCTCAATAACTGTTGACGCACCGGACAAAGCGATCGCGGAGACGCTTCCACGCATCGAAGTGGCGTTATTTGAACTTGTGGACAATGCCGCGAAGCATGGGGGGAGTCCCGCATCTATCGAAATTGATGTAGCTGTGTCTGATCGGCAGGTAATCTGTCGAATACGCGATGACGGACCGGGACTTCCGAATACAGAACGCGGTGTCATAGAGACAGGCGAAGAGACACCACTCGTCCACGGACAGGGGCTTGGACTGTGGCTGTGTTATTGGATCATCACGACGTTAGATGGGGAGATCGAAGTCACAGAATTCAACCAAGGGACCACAATCGAGGTTCATCTGCCGACACCACCATGA